One genomic segment of Clostridium estertheticum subsp. estertheticum includes these proteins:
- a CDS encoding PadR family transcriptional regulator, giving the protein MTKFIILGFLMTENMTGYDIKQKMSISTSNFMDASFGSIYPSLKRLEQKKLICFDEIVENGKLKKVYYIAEQGKEEFMTWLRAPIETSKTSAASALSKIFFFDNLSNEEIISSIGNYIEDLTKLKINLLQVRKMLTNHANNFELCTLNFGLDLYDYIINWYKNNINNLNKEL; this is encoded by the coding sequence ATGACTAAATTTATAATACTTGGTTTTCTTATGACGGAGAACATGACAGGTTACGATATAAAGCAGAAGATGAGCATCAGTACCTCAAATTTTATGGATGCTAGCTTTGGTAGCATTTATCCTTCTTTAAAAAGATTAGAACAAAAAAAATTAATATGTTTTGACGAAATCGTAGAAAATGGAAAATTAAAAAAAGTATATTACATAGCAGAACAAGGAAAAGAAGAATTTATGACATGGCTTAGAGCTCCAATAGAGACCTCCAAAACTAGTGCTGCAAGCGCTTTATCTAAAATTTTTTTCTTCGATAACCTGTCCAATGAAGAGATTATTAGTTCAATAGGCAATTACATAGAGGATTTAACTAAATTAAAAATCAATTTATTACAAGTTAGGAAAATGCTAACTAATCATGCTAATAACTTTGAACTTTGTACTCTGAATTTTGGATTAGATCTTTATGATTATATTATAAATTGGTACAAAAATAATATTAATAATTTAAATAAAGAACTCTAA
- a CDS encoding GNAT family N-acetyltransferase, producing the protein MCKINDFALIIEKNLINLCIKAANISCGEVVKQDYYSWAKNSYLEGYNKVFDMNIPLADIKEVIMLLRKNIELEIAPKHLLINSYTQAIILEDYLKSLNFNMFYQQSGMAIDLASFKFENNDNIGEIRTIKSASELEKWILITEEAFKKKRNSHMYKMFLSENDIRFYGCYYKDKIVATLMLYIKDAIAGIHLVGTANEFRGKGFGTLITMTALRDAKDLGCKYSVLQASDMGKSVYKSIGFKEYCKIRHWEYNRL; encoded by the coding sequence ATGTGTAAAATTAACGATTTCGCACTTATTATTGAAAAGAACCTAATCAATTTATGTATTAAAGCTGCAAATATATCGTGTGGAGAAGTTGTAAAACAAGATTACTATTCATGGGCTAAGAATTCATATCTGGAAGGGTATAATAAAGTTTTTGATATGAATATTCCATTAGCTGATATTAAAGAAGTAATCATGCTATTACGTAAAAATATAGAACTTGAAATAGCTCCAAAACACTTATTAATAAATTCATATACCCAAGCAATAATTTTGGAAGATTATTTAAAGAGTCTCAATTTTAATATGTTTTATCAACAGTCTGGGATGGCTATTGACTTAGCTTCATTCAAATTTGAAAACAATGACAACATAGGTGAAATTAGAACTATAAAAAGTGCTAGTGAGCTTGAAAAGTGGATATTAATAACTGAAGAAGCATTCAAAAAGAAAAGAAATTCGCATATGTATAAAATGTTTCTAAGCGAAAATGATATTAGATTCTACGGATGTTATTACAAAGATAAAATTGTGGCTACTCTAATGCTTTATATTAAAGATGCAATTGCAGGGATTCATTTAGTCGGTACAGCTAATGAATTTAGGGGGAAAGGGTTTGGAACGTTGATTACAATGACGGCGTTAAGAGATGCTAAGGACTTGGGTTGTAAGTATAGTGTTTTACAAGCCTCGGATATGGGCAAAAGTGTATATAAGAGTATTGGATTTAAGGAATATTGTAAGATAAGACACTGGGAGTATAATAGGTTGTAA
- a CDS encoding ABC transporter ATP-binding protein encodes MENKKILSLTGVSKKFKGIEILKNINLSINKGEVVGIIGTNGCGKTTLLRIIMGLIYPNEGEVIVDGNKVLPGLLGGLPTNVGALIETPIFLPHFTGYTNLHMLASIRNVINDDDIRSVIKLVGLDNNNKKSVGKYSLGMRQRLGIAQAIMENPVLVLFDEPTNGLDSNGVEIFSNIVNNMKSKGSSFIIVSHRKEEIDELCDSIYKIDGGSLTILRDLDNNDGVK; translated from the coding sequence TTGGAAAATAAAAAAATATTATCTTTAACGGGAGTTTCTAAAAAATTTAAAGGAATAGAAATATTAAAAAATATTAATTTGAGTATAAATAAAGGGGAAGTAGTTGGAATCATCGGAACTAATGGCTGTGGAAAAACAACATTACTAAGAATAATAATGGGGCTTATCTATCCTAATGAAGGCGAAGTTATTGTTGATGGGAACAAAGTTTTACCAGGACTTTTAGGGGGACTACCAACAAATGTAGGGGCTCTGATTGAAACCCCTATATTTTTGCCGCATTTTACTGGTTATACAAATTTACATATGTTGGCGTCTATTCGTAATGTTATTAATGATGATGATATAAGATCAGTTATTAAGCTAGTTGGGTTAGATAATAACAATAAAAAGTCTGTTGGAAAATACTCTTTAGGTATGAGGCAAAGATTAGGAATTGCACAAGCTATAATGGAAAACCCAGTACTTGTACTTTTTGATGAGCCTACTAATGGATTAGATTCAAATGGGGTAGAAATATTTTCAAACATTGTTAATAATATGAAAAGTAAAGGCTCAAGTTTTATTATTGTATCACATAGAAAAGAGGAAATTGATGAATTGTGTGATAGCATATATAAAATCGATGGTGGTAGTTTAACTATATTAAGAGATTTAGATAATAATGATGGTGTGAAATGA
- a CDS encoding NAD(P)H-dependent oxidoreductase, with protein MKNICFINGSPKGKGSNSLLFLNRLDEDMNENNYNKFYIHVTSSIHSGKIEEDFKTMSHADVIVFAFPLYVFSLPGVLMRFLEDYYMYFKNNNKSPKNVRVYAIINCGFPEPTINDEAIRVLKNFCVRLNLNWRFAASIGMGEIVGATKDIKFMQRLCSKVYSSLYEINKDIENNIETLVENKYASPNFPICLFRKIGKSNWINTAKKNGLSKNDLYKKPYLT; from the coding sequence ATGAAAAATATTTGTTTTATTAATGGAAGTCCCAAAGGAAAAGGATCAAATTCACTCCTTTTTCTTAACAGACTGGATGAAGATATGAATGAAAACAATTATAATAAATTTTATATTCATGTTACCTCAAGTATTCATTCTGGCAAAATTGAAGAGGATTTTAAAACAATGTCCCATGCAGATGTCATCGTTTTTGCCTTCCCTCTATATGTTTTTTCTCTACCTGGTGTATTAATGAGATTTTTAGAAGATTATTATATGTACTTCAAAAACAATAATAAATCACCTAAAAATGTACGAGTATACGCCATTATAAATTGCGGGTTTCCCGAACCTACAATAAATGATGAAGCTATTCGAGTGTTAAAAAACTTTTGTGTTAGATTGAATTTAAATTGGAGATTCGCTGCTTCAATAGGTATGGGAGAGATAGTAGGCGCAACAAAAGACATAAAGTTCATGCAAAGGCTATGCTCAAAAGTATACTCTTCACTTTACGAAATTAATAAGGATATTGAAAACAACATTGAGACACTTGTTGAAAATAAATATGCATCACCAAACTTTCCAATATGTTTATTTAGGAAAATCGGAAAATCAAATTGGATAAATACTGCAAAGAAAAATGGGTTATCTAAGAATGACTTGTATAAAAAGCCTTACCTGACTTAA
- a CDS encoding NAD(P)H-dependent oxidoreductase, which produces MKAILICDSDLKTENSEALQRSLMNLFLQKNIKIKLFEINRDNVKNCIGCFGCWIKTPGECVIDDSLNNINKAYVNSDLAIYLTPVVFGQYSSNIKNVIDRFIPTVLPFFEKKNGTTAHPKRYEKYPKQVLIGYSDDLTKEEKDTFITLTSGKYTKSFDKVLLSVSDKDNENIINQIL; this is translated from the coding sequence ATGAAAGCTATACTTATTTGTGATAGTGATCTTAAAACTGAAAATAGTGAAGCTTTACAGAGATCATTGATGAACCTATTTTTACAAAAAAATATTAAAATAAAATTGTTTGAAATTAATAGAGATAACGTAAAAAACTGCATAGGGTGTTTTGGATGCTGGATAAAAACTCCTGGAGAATGTGTTATTGATGATTCATTAAATAACATTAATAAAGCATATGTTAATTCAGATTTAGCTATTTATCTTACTCCAGTAGTTTTTGGACAATATAGCTCTAATATAAAAAATGTCATAGATAGATTTATCCCAACTGTTTTACCTTTCTTTGAAAAAAAGAATGGTACCACAGCTCATCCTAAAAGATATGAGAAATACCCAAAGCAAGTATTGATAGGCTATAGTGATGACTTAACAAAAGAAGAAAAAGACACATTTATTACTTTAACCAGTGGTAAGTATACTAAAAGCTTTGATAAAGTTTTACTATCCGTTTCAGATAAAGATAATGAAAATATTATAAATCAGATATTGTAG